In Cellulomonas sp. JZ18, the DNA window AGGTGACGCCCTGCGCCTGGTTGCCGGCGAGGAGCGAGCCGCCCGAGTCGCCCGGCTCGGCGCAGACCGTCGTGCGGATCAGGCCGCTGACCGTGCCCTGGGCGTAGCGGACGGACGTGTTGTAGGCCTGGACGGTGCCGCAGCGCCAGCCGGTCGTGCTGCCGGAGCGGCAGACATACGCGCCGACGGCCGCCTGCTGCGAGCCGCGCACGGCGACCCGGCCGCCCGAGTAGTTGTTCACCGCGCCGACCAGCGCGTTGCCCGACGCGACCTGCACCCACGCGTAGTCGTTGCCGGGGAAGGAGGAGCCGCGGAAGGTGCCCGTCGGGTTCGTGGTGCGGGCGCCCGTGGCGCCGCAGTGACCCGCGGTGACGAACCCGCCCTGCACCGCGAACCCGACGGAGCAGCGGCTGGCGTTGTTGATGTAGTACGCGTTGCCGCCGACGACGTCGATGAACGTGCTCGGCGCCTCGGGCGTGCTGGTGAGGCGGACCGCGTCGGCGGGGACGCCCGCCGCCGCGACCAGGTCCGCGGCCGCCGTCGTGGCGCTGCCGACGGCCTCGACGACGACCTCGTTGGCCGGGACGTCGACGTACCAGGTGGCGACGTCGGCGGGCAGGCCGGCGGCGTCGAGGCGCGCGCCGATCGCCTCGAGCTCGGCGAGCGAGCGCTCGGCGGCGACCGCCGTGACGCCGCGGGCCACGGGGCCGCGCACGCGCTGGGGCGCCGTCGACGCGACGTGGACGGTGCCGGCGGCGGGGTCCACCCACGCGCCCGCGTAGGTGTCGCCCAGCGCCTGGGAGAGCGTCCGCACGCGGGTCGCGGCGTCCGACTGGAAGGACAGGCGCTGCAGCGCCTTCTCGCGGGGGACGCCGAGGTCGCGCTCGAGCGCGTCGAGCATCGCGGCGGGGACGTCGGACGCGGTGACCGCGGCCGTGCCGGCGGCGCTGCCGGACGGGGTCGCGGCGCCGCTGCCGGCGGCGAGCGGGCCGAGCAGGAGGGTGAGTGCGGCGGCGCCGGAGAGTGCTGCGCGCCGGGTGCGGGTCAGGGTCATGTGGGGTGCCTCTCGTGGGGACGACCGTGGGGACCGTGTAGTGACGGTAAGCAGTGACACGCGTCATGCGGGCATACCGTCTGGGTCATACCTGGTCGTGCGCGCTCAGGCAGCGGGCGCGCGACGCACCCCGGCCACCGCGTCCGGCGGAGCGTCGCCGGCGTCCGCCACGCCCTCGGTGGCGCCGGCCGCCTCGAGGCCGTCGGCGCGCGCCGCGCGCGCGGCCGCCAGGAGCGTCCCGCGCAGGCCCTCGGGTGTCGCGTCGTGCACGGCGAGCCAGGTGGACCACAGGAGCGGGCGGCCGCGCAGCGCGACCGCGCGCACGCCGTCCGGGCGGGACCCGAACGGCTGTGCGAGACCCACGCCGACGCCGGCCCGCACGAGCTCGAGCCCCGCCGACCGCTCGCACTCGCTGGGGGCCGTCGGCGTGAAGCCCGCGCGGGTGCACGAGGCGGCGAAGCACGCGGTGAAGCAGCTGTCGCCCGGCGCGGTGAACCAGCGCTCGTCGGCGAAGGCGTCCAGGTCGGCCTCGTCCGGGCTCGGGTGCTCGGCCGGGACGAGCACCTGCACGGCGTCGGTGCCGACCAGCCGCCAGTGCACCCCCGGTGCGGCGGGCGGCAGCGCGTCCGCGCACATCCCGACGAGCAGGGCGTCGTGCGCGCCGGCGGCGAGCTCGGCGCTCGCCGCGACCGCGGACCACGCCGTGCGCAGCACGGTGCGCCCGGCCCGCCCGCCGTCCACGCGGCGCGCGAACGCGGCGGCGAGCGCGGACCCGACGACGGCGACGCGCAGCCCGGCGGGGCCGTCGTCGCCGCGCGCCAGCCGGTGCGCGTCGAGCACGAGCGCGTCCATGGCCGGCAGCAGCGTGCGCGCGCGCTCGAGCACGAGGGTGCCGAGCGGGGTCGGCCGCACGCCGCGGTGGTCGCGCAGGAAGACCGGGCCCCGAGGGTCCGGTCGATGCGCGAGAGCTGGGCGCTGAGCGCCGGCTGGGCGAGGCCCAGGGCCGCGGCCGCCTTCGTCACGCTGCCGTGCTCGGCCACCGTGGCGACCATCCGCAGGTGTCGCACCTCGAGGTCCATGTCGATCGAGGGTAGGTCGGTCGGGCGCGGGTGTCACGGCCGTCCGGCACTCTCGTGCTGTGCCGTGTGACACCCGCTCGGCTAGCGTGCCCCCGTGGTGAGGATCGGGATCGTGCTGCTGCCGCAGGAGCGCTGGTCGGTCGCGCGGGGGCGCTGGCGCCGCGCGGAGGAGTACGGGTTCGACCACGCGTGGACGTACGACCACCTGGCCTGGCGCGACCTGGCGGACGAGCCGTGGTTCGCCACGGTGCCGCTCCTGGCGGCGGCCGCCGCGGTCACGGACAGGATCGGGCTGGGCACCTGGGTCGCCTCGCCCAACTTCCGGCACCCGGTGCCGTTCGCGAAGGACGTCATGGGGCTCGACGACGTGTCGGGCGGCCGGTTCGTGCTCGGCGTGGGCGCCGGCGGCGAGGGCTGGGACGCCGGCGTGCTCGGGCCGGCGCCGACGCGCGGCGAGCGGACCCGGCGGTTCGCGGAGTTCCTCGAGGTCCTCGACGCGCTGCTCCGGCAGCCCGTGACCGAGCACGCGGGCGAGTTCTACGAGGCGCACGCGGCGCGCATGGTGCCCGGGACGATCGCGCGCCCGCGCACGCCCTTCGTCGTCGCGGCGAACGGGCCGTGCGGCATGGCGCTCGTGGCGCGGTACGGGCAGGGCTGGGCGACCTACGGACCGGGTACCGGCGTCGGCGCGGGGGACGCGGGCGACGCGCAGGAGGCCTGGTGGGCCGGCCTCGCGCGGATGTCCGAGGCGTTCGACGAGGTGGAGCGGGCTGCGGGCGTGCGCGTGCCGCGCTGGCTGAGCCTCGACGGCGCGCCGACGTTCTCGCTCACGGACGCGGACCTCGCGGCCGAGGGGGTCGAGCGTGCGGCGGCGCTGGGCTTCGGCGACGTGGTGCTGCACTGGCCGCGCGCGCAGGGCGTCTACGCGGGTGACGAGCGCGAGCTCGAGCGGTTCGCGGACCTGCTGCCCCGCCTGCGGGCGCTGGAGCCGGCCGCCCGCTGACCGCGGGCGCGCCGGCCGGGTGCCGGGCCGGTGGCGGGCGTCAGGCCGTGGCGCGGCGGTGCGCGTCCCAGGCGCTGGCGACCATGTCCGCGGCGGTGTGCCGCATGCGCCAGTCGAGGTCGCGCGCGGCGGCCTCACCGGACGCGACGATGCGCGCGGGGTCGCCGGGCCGGCGGGGTGCCACCTCCGGCTCGAACGCGATGCCGGTGACCTCCGCGACCGTCGTCATGACCTGGCGCACCGACAGGCCGTCCCCGGAGCCGAGGTTGTAGACGGGCGCCAGGTCGCGTCCCGCGGCGAGGGCCCGCGCGGCGGCGACGTGCGAGACGGCCAGGTCCGCGACGTGGACGTAGTCGCGCACGCACGTGCCGTCCGGCGTCGGGTAGTCGGCGCCGTTGATCCGCGGTGTGCGGCCCGACGTCAGCGCGTCGAGCACGAGCGGGAACAGGTTGTGCGGGCTGGAGTCGTAGAGGTCCGGGTGCCCCGAGCCCACGACGTTGAAGTAGCGCAGCGACGTGTGGCGCAGCCCGGTGGCGCGGCCCTGGTCGCGCAGCAGCCACTCGCCGACGAGCTTGGACTCGCCGTACGGGGACTCGGGCGCGGTCGGCGTGTCCTCGGTGACGACGTCGACGTCGGGCGTGCCGTACACGGCGGCGGACGAGGAGAACACGATGCTCCCGACGCCGGCGTCCGCCATGGCGACGAGCAGGTGCGCGGTGCCGGTGACGTTCTGCTCGTAAGTGTGCAGCGGGCGCTGCACGGAGACGCCCGCGTACTTGAACCCCGCGAGGTGCACGACGCCGGTGACGTCGTGCGCGACGAGCGCGTCGCGCACGGCCGCGGTGTCGACCACGGAGGCCTCGACGAGCGGGACGTCCCCCGGCACGAACCCGCGGTGGCCGCTCGAGAGGTCGTCGAGGACGACCGGTGCGAGCGTGGTGTCACCGGTCCGCTCCACCGCGTCGAGGAACGCCCGCACGACGTGCGCCCCGATGTAGCCCGCCCCGCCCGTCACCATCCACGTCATGGGTCGAGGGTAGCGCGCACCCGACGAGAAATGAACAGGTTCCAACAGTTATCAACACTTCCCGACATCCCGCCTCGGTGCCGGCGGTCCGGCAGGGGCTCCGGTGGCGGGACCCCAGATGCTCAGTAGGTTGAGGAATTCCGGCCGGGAGGGGTGGGGATGGACGAGCGCGACGCGGCGGACGCCGTGCCCGGCGGGGATGCCGCCGGCCGTGCGGCCGGGGCCACGCTGCCGCCCGGGGCCGCCCCCCACACCACCCCCCGCACGACATCCCACACGGCACCCCACGCCGCACCTCACGCCGTCGGCGCGCGCCACGAGGTGGGCGTCGACGACGGGCGCGTCGCGCTCGCGCACGCCGTCGAGCACGCGACCGCCGCGGCCGAGCGCCTGCTGGTCGCGACCGTGGAGGACCGCGTGCGGCACGGACGCGGCCTCGCGGACGACCACGCGCAGCTGTGGTCCGACCTCGGCGCCGGCCTGGGCGGCAAGCTCATGCGCCCGCGGCTGACCGTCACGGCGTACCTCGGCCTGGGCGGCACCGACGTCGACGCGGTGGCACCCGTGGCCGCCGCGCAGGAGATGCTGCACACCGCGATGCTCGTGCACGACGACCTGCTGGACCGCGACGAGGTGCGCCGCGGGCGGCCCAACGTCGCCGGCGCGGCACGTGCCCGCCTCGCGGCCGACGGCGTCGCCGGCCCGGCCCAGGACGAGCAGGTCGCCGCCGCGGCGCTGCTCGCCGGTGACACGGCGCTCGCGCAGGCGTTCGCGCTGCTGGCACGGGCCGCCGTCCCGCCGCACGTCGTCGCCGAGCTGGTCCGGCTGCTGGCCGGCGGGGTCGACACCACCGTGGCGGGCGAGCTCCTCGACGTGCGCGGCCAGGTCCGCACGCTCGCGGACGTCGACACGCTGCTCGTCGCCGAGCTGAAGACCGCCGCCTACTCGTTCCGCGTCCCGCTCGAGTCCGGTGCCGTCGTCGCCGGGGCGAGCGACGGTCAGCGCACGGCGCTCGCGCTCGTCGGCACCGCGCTCGGACTCGCCTACCAGCTCACCGACGACGACCTCGGCGTGTTCGGCGACCCCGCGGCGACGGGCAAGTCCGTCCTGTCGGACCTGCGCTCGGGCAAGCGGACCGAGCTCCTGCGCCTCACCTGGCAGCGTGCGGACGGGAGCGGGCGCGACGTGCTGCGCGCGCACGTCGGGCGGGCGGACCTCGACGAGGACGGTGCCGCCCGGGTGCGCGACGTGATGCGCGGGTGCGGGGCGCTCGACGAGGTGCGTGCGGTGACCCGCCGCGCTGCCGACATCGCGCGTACCCTCGCGACCACGACGTTGCCCGAGCCGCTCGCGGGGTACCTCGCGGGCGTCGTCGACGACCTCGTCGCGCGCGGGCACTGACCGGTGCCCGGGCAGCAGCCGCGCGCCGGTGGGACCGGCGTCGAGGACCACCGCGGCGACGGGCGCCGCGCGGCACGGAGGGACGCCACCGGGACGATGCGGGGACCGGACCAGGACGCACCGGCCGGGCGCCTGTACGACGCCACGGCCGCGCGGGCGAGCGCCGTCGTGCTGCGGGCCTACTCGACCTCGTTCGGGCTGGGCACGCGCCTGCTCGGCGGCCGGGCGCGCCACGACATCGAGGCCGTGTACGCGCTGGTGCGCCTGGCCGACGAGGTCGTCGACACCTACCGCGGGCCGGACGCGGGGGCCGAGCTCGACGAGCTCGAGGCGCAGACCGCGCGGGCGCTGGTGACGGGCTACTCGACGAACGTCGTGGTGCACGCGTTCGCCCGTACCGCCCGCCGCACGGGCATCGGGCACGCCGAGGTCGACCCGTTCTTCGCGTCGATGCGCGCCGACCTGACCGTGCGCGAGCACGACCGGGAGAGCTACGAGCGGTACGTGTACGGGTCGGCCGAGGTGGTCGGGATCATGTGCCTGCGGGTCTTCCTCTCCGCGGACCGCGGCCCGGACGACCCGCCCGTCGAGCCGACCGCGCGGGCGGTCGCGGGTGCCCGCGCCCTGGGCGCCGCCTTCCAGAAGATCAACTTCCTGCGCGACCTCGGTGCGGACCGCGGGGACCTGGGCCGCAGCTACCTGCCGGGCGTGGACGCCGAGCACCTGACGGACGCCGACGTGCGCGCCGTGCTCGACGAGGTCGCGCGGGACCTGGACGTCGCCCGCGCCGCCCTGCCCGAGCTGCCGCCGCGGGCGCGCTGCGCGGTGGAGGCCACGCTCGCGCTGTACGGGCGTCTGCTCGAGCGGCTCGCGGCCACGCCGGCGGCCGAGCTCGCGGCCCGCCGGGTGCGGGTCCCGGGGCCGGAGAAGGCGGTCGTGGTGGGCGGCGTGGTGGGACGGGCCCTCGCGGGCGCCGCCGCGCGCCGGGGACGTCCGCTGGTGGCACGGGCCGCGTCCGCCGTGCGCGCGGCGGCAGGAGGGCGGGCATGAGCGGGACCGGACCCGTGCGGGTGGTCGTGGTCGGCGGCGGTGTCGGTGGTCTGGCGACGGCGGCGCTGCTGGCGCGCGGTGGCGCGCACGTGACGCTGCTCGAGCGGCACGAGCGCGTCGGCGGGCGCGCGGGCACGTGGGAGGTGGACGGGTTCCGGTTCGACACCGGCCCGTCCTGGTGGTTCATGCCCGAGGTCATCGAGCACACGTTCGCGCTGCTGGGGCGGCGGCTGGCGGACGACGTGGACCTCGTGCGGCTCGACCCGGCCTACCGGCTGTTCCCCGAGCCCGGGGCGGAGCCGGCCGTCGAGCCGTTCGACGTCGTCGCGGACTGGGCGACGAACGCCGACCGGTTCGACGCGCTCGAGCCCGGCGCGGGGGCGTCGATGCGGCGCTTCGTCGACGACGCGTCGGACGCGTACCGGGTCGCGCTCGACCACTTCCTCTACACGACCTTCGAACGGCCGGACCGGCTGCTCTCGCGCGACCTGCTGGCATGCGGGGGCACGCTCGCCGGGCTCATGACGCAGTCCCTCGCCGACAAGGTCGCCGCGACCGTGCAGCACCCCGTGCTGCGGCAGGTGCTCAGCTACCACGCGGTGTTCCTCGGGTCGTCGCCGTACCGGGTGCCCGCGCTGTACAGCCTCATGTCGCACCTCGACCTCGCCGCCGGCGTCCACTACCCGCGCGGCGGCGTGCACCGGCTGGTCGAGGCGCTCGAGAAGGCGGCGGTCGAGGAGGGCGTCGACGTGCGCACCGGCGCGGACGTCGTGGCGATCGAGGTGGACGACGTCCCGCGGTCGCTGCGCCACCGGCGGCGCACCGGCCGGGCCCGGGGCGTGCGCCTCGCCGACGGGACGCTCGTCCCCGCGGACGTCGTCGTCTCCGGTGCCGACCGGCACCACACCGAGACCGCGCTGCTCGACCCCGCGCACGCGGACCTGCCGGCCGACGCGTGGGAGGACCGCGGCCCGGGCATCTCCGCGCTGCTCGTCATGGCGGGCGTCCGGGGCGAGCTGCCGCAACTGCGCCACCACTCGCTGTTCTTCACGCGCGACTGGACCGCGAACTTCGACGCGATCCTCGGCACGGGCCCCTCGTCGCGTCCCGAGGACCTGCGCGTGCCCGAGGTCGCGTCGGCGTACGTCTCCCGCACCACGGCCACCGACCCCACCGCGGCGCCGCCCGGGCACGAGAACCTGTTCGTCCTCGTGCCGTTCCCGGCCGACCCGTCGATCGGGTCGCGCCCCGGCGAGCTCGACGCGCACGCGGACCGCTACCTCGACCAGGTCGGCGCGTGGGCCGGCGTGCCGGACCTGCGCGCGCGGGTCGTCGTGCGACGGGTCGTCGGCCCGGCGGACTTCGCGCGCGACCTGCACGCGTGGCGCGGTACGGCCCTCGGGATGGAGCACACGCTGCGCCAGTCGGCGCTGTTCCGGCCGGGCGTCGCGTCGCGGCACGTGCCGAACCTGCTGCACGTCGGCGGCGGCACGGTGCCCGGCGTGGGTCTGCCGATGGTGCTCATCGGCGCCGAGCTCGTCGCCAAGCGGCTGCTGGGGGAGACGTCGGCGAGGCCCCTGCCGGCGCCGCTGCGGCCGGGCTTCCTCGCGTCGGCGCTGCCGCGCGGGCTGTGGAGCGACGTCGTCCGGGGCCGCGCGTGATCGCGTTCGCGTACCTGGCGGCGCTGCTGGTCTCGCTCGGCTGCCTCGCGCTCTGCGACCACCGCTGGCGCCTGGCGTTCTGGGACGACCCGCGCCGCGCGGCGTGGACGGTGGGGATCGGCGTCGTCGCGTTCCTGCTGTGGGACGTCGCGGGGCTGCTGCTCGGGATCTTCGCGCGCGGGGACTCCCCGCACATGACGGGCCTGCTGCTCGCACCGGAGCTGCCCGTCGAGGAGGCCTTCTTCCTCACCCTGCTCTGCTACGTCTCCCTGCTGGCCTGGCGGGGGCTGGAGCGGGTGCGCGCGGCCCGCGCCGCCCGGCGGCCGGAGGGGGCGGCCCGGTGACGAACATCGTGCTCAACGCGATCGTGCTGGCGGTGCTGCTCGTCGTCTCGTGGCCCGTGCTGCGGCGCGTGCGCGGCGGACCGGTGCTCGGCACCGTCGTGTTCGTGTGCCTGCTCACGCTCGTGTTCGACACGCTCATGATCGACGTCGGCCTCTACGTCTTCGACCCGGACAAGATCCTCGGCGTGTACCTGTGGGGCGCGCCGCTGGAGGACTTCGCGTACGCGGTCGCGGCGGCCGTCGGCATGCCGGTGCTGTGGACGGCGCTGGGGCGGACCCGGTGGGGCCGCGCGCGCCGGACCGTCGAGGCGGAGGAGGACGCGCCCCGTGCGTGAGGTGCTCGCCGCGTCCCGGCCGTTCTCGTGGGTCAACACCGCCTACCCGTTCGCCGCCGGCTGGCTGCTGGCGACCGGCGGGCGCGTCGACACGGCGTTCGTCGTGGGCACGCTGTTCTTCCTGGTCCCCTACAACCTGCTGATGTACGGGGTCAACGACGTCTTCGACTACGCGTCCGACCTGCGCAACCCCCGCAAGGGCGGCATCGAGGGCGGCCTGGTCGACCCCGCGCGGGCGCGGGCGGTGCACCGGCGGATCCTCGTCGCCTGCGTCGTGACGACCGTGCCGTTCGTCGTGTGGCTGCTCGCGCTCGGCTCGGTGGCGGCGGGGATCGTGCTCGCGGTCGTGCTCTTCGCCGTCGTCGCGTACTCGGCGCCCGGGCTGCGGTTCAAGGAGCGGCCGGTCCTCGACTCGTTCACCTCCGCCACGCACTTCGTGGGCCCGCTGCTGTACGCGCTCGTGCTGGCCGGCGCCGACCTCGGCGCCCGCACGACCTGGCCGGTGCTCGTCGCGTTCGTGCTGTGGGGCATGGCGTCGCACGCGTTCGGCGCGGTGCAGGACGTGCGGGCCGACCGCGAGGGCGGGATCGCGTCGGTGGCCACGGTGCTGGGGGCCCGGCCCACCGTCCGGGCGGCGACCGCGGCCTACGTGCTCGCGGCCCTCGTGCTGCTGGCCCTGCCGTGGCCCGGCGTGCTCGCCGCCGTGCTGCCCCTGCCCTACGCCGTGAGCACGTGGCGGTTCCGCGGCGTGACGGATGCGGACTGCGAGCGCGCGAACGCCGGGTGGCGCACGTTCCTGTGGCTCAACCTCGTCACCGGGTTCCTCGTGACGATGCTGCTGATCGCGGTCGCGCGGGGCTGACGCGTCAGGCGCGGTACGGCGCGTACGTCCACCGGGCCTCCCGCCGGGGCCGGCCCCCGGCGGCGGACCGCAGACGCCCGAGCCGCGACGGCGAGGGCGGCGGGTGCTCCGCGCCGTCCGCCGTGACGACGACCGTGCGGGACGTGAGCCCGCCGCGCTCCTCCACCCGCCCGGCGACCGCCGCGGCGAGCACCTGCTCCGCCAGTGCGACGTCCTGCGGGGTCCAGCCCAGCTCGAACCGTCCCGCCCTCCCCACCGTCACGAGCAGGAACTGCTCGGCGACCACGTGGACCGGGCAGACGTCGTCGCGCACGGGCCGGACCTCCAGGAGACCGAGCCGCCCGCTCGCAGTGACGCCGACCGCGGCGCTCGCGCCCACGGCCTCCCGCAGCGCCGCGGCGAGCCGGTCCAGGACCGCGAGGCGCGCGGCCGTGTCGTCGTCCACGAGGACATCCTCGTCGTGGCCCGGCCGGGGCGGCCACCGACCGTCGACCGGCTGCCCGCAGCCTCAGCCCAGCGGGCCCAGCTCGGGCAGCGTGACGCCCGCGTCCGCGACCGGCGCCCGCAGCTGGGAGATCGTCGCCCAGCCGCGGGTGACGAGGGTGGCGTCGCTGTCCGGGTCCTCGTCGTGCTCGACGTCCGCGTACGTCACCGTCAGGTAGCCGGCGTCCTCGTGCGCCACCTGCGCCTGCACCGCACCGACGCGGGCCAGGTGCGCGGGTCGCAGGCCCTGGATCTGCGCGAGCGGCAGGTCCGGCACGTTGAGGTTGAGCACGCGGTCGTGCCCGCCGGACTCGACGAGCCAGCCGAGCGCCTGCGCGGCGTAGGCCGCGGCGGAGTCGAAGTGCGTGGGGTCGTGGCCCACGAGCGACACCGCGAGCCCGGGGATGTCGTGGGTCGACGCGGTGAGGCAGGCGCCCACCGTGCCCGAGTGCAGCACCGCGTGACCCGTGTTCGGGCCGCGGTTGATCCCGGAGAGCACCACGTGCGGCTTCGGGCCGAACCCGCCGTACGCGGCGACGAACGCGATGAGCCCCGGCGCGGCGTCCACCGCGTAGGACCGCACCGCGCCGTCGAGCCCCGGCGGCGTGCGCTCCTCCACGACCAGGCGGCCGTCCTCCTGCGCGCCCAGCAGCGACGCGCTCGCACCGGAGAACTCGCGCGACGGCGCCGCGACCACCACGTCGTGCCCGGCCTCGAGCGCGACCCGTGTCAGGGCGGCGAGGCCGGGGGAGTCGATGCCGTCGTCGTTCGTCACGAGCACGCGCACGCGCGCACCTCCTCGCGGTCGGGCCCGGGACGGGCCGGGGTGGGGTCGCGACCATCCGACACGGTCGCGGCGGATCCCGCGACCGCAGGCGCGTCAGCCGTCCGCGTCGTCCACCCCGTGGTCCGACCCGTCGTCGTCGGTGCCGCCGTGCGAGCTGTCGGGTGGGCCGTCGGGCGTGCCGTCGGGCCCGAGGTCGCGCACCTCCACGCGCTCGACGAACCGCTCGACGTGGTCGCGGTGCCCCGTCCCCAGGCCGCGCCGCGTCACGTTGAGCGCGCCCGCGGACGCGCCGAGCCGCACCGCCTCCACGAGATCGAGACCGCGCGCGAGGCCGACCACGATCCCCGCCGTCATGGAGTCGCCCGCGCCCCGGTGGTCGGCCACGGTCGTCTGCGGCGCCCGCACCTCGTGCACGCGCTCGCGGGTCACCACGAGCACGCCCTCACCCGCGCGCGAGACGACGACCGCGTCGAGGCCGTCGTCCTGCGCGGCGTCGAGCAGCCCGCGCGCGCCGCGCACCAGGGCCGGGACGTCCGCGCCGTCCGCGAAGCCACCCTCGGCCATCTCCTCGTGGCTGATCTTCAGCACGCCGCCGCCGGCCTCCGCGTACGCGCGGGCGGCGTCGCCCGACAGGTCCGCGACGAGGGTGCGGCCGGCCGCGCGCAGGTCGCGCACCAGGCGGGTGAGCACCTCCGGGGGAGCACGTGCGCCGGGTCGGCACCCGTGAGGACCGTGACCTCGGCCTCCAGGCCCTCGACCAGGACCGTGCCGTACAGGTCGTCGAGCTCGTGCCGGTCCAGCGGTGCGGCCGGCCGCTCGGCCACCGTGGCGCGCTCGCCCTCGCGGCGGTCGTGCACGTACACGCCGTTGCCCCCGCCGTAGGCCACCGCGCGCAGCTCGATGCCCTCCGCCTCCGCCAGGGCGCGCAGCGCGATGCCCGCCTCGCCGCCGAACGGCCCGCAGACGACCGCGTCGGCGCCGAGCGACTCGGCCATCCGGGCCACCCACAGCCCCTGGCCGCCCGGGTGGACGTGCACCTCCGGCGGTGCCTCGGAC includes these proteins:
- a CDS encoding LysR substrate-binding domain-containing protein, which translates into the protein MRPTPLGTLVLERARTLLPAMDALVLDAHRLARGDDGPAGLRVAVVGSALAAAFARRVDGGRAGRTVLRTAWSAVAASAELAAGAHDALLVGMCADALPPAAPGVHWRLVGTDAVQVLVPAEHPSPDEADLDAFADERWFTAPGDSCFTACFAASCTRAGFTPTAPSECERSAGLELVRAGVGVGLAQPFGSRPDGVRAVALRGRPLLWSTWLAVHDATPEGLRGTLLAAARAARADGLEAAGATEGVADAGDAPPDAVAGVRRAPAA
- a CDS encoding LLM class flavin-dependent oxidoreductase, which gives rise to MVRIGIVLLPQERWSVARGRWRRAEEYGFDHAWTYDHLAWRDLADEPWFATVPLLAAAAAVTDRIGLGTWVASPNFRHPVPFAKDVMGLDDVSGGRFVLGVGAGGEGWDAGVLGPAPTRGERTRRFAEFLEVLDALLRQPVTEHAGEFYEAHAARMVPGTIARPRTPFVVAANGPCGMALVARYGQGWATYGPGTGVGAGDAGDAQEAWWAGLARMSEAFDEVERAAGVRVPRWLSLDGAPTFSLTDADLAAEGVERAAALGFGDVVLHWPRAQGVYAGDERELERFADLLPRLRALEPAAR
- the crtI gene encoding phytoene desaturase family protein gives rise to the protein MSGTGPVRVVVVGGGVGGLATAALLARGGAHVTLLERHERVGGRAGTWEVDGFRFDTGPSWWFMPEVIEHTFALLGRRLADDVDLVRLDPAYRLFPEPGAEPAVEPFDVVADWATNADRFDALEPGAGASMRRFVDDASDAYRVALDHFLYTTFERPDRLLSRDLLACGGTLAGLMTQSLADKVAATVQHPVLRQVLSYHAVFLGSSPYRVPALYSLMSHLDLAAGVHYPRGGVHRLVEALEKAAVEEGVDVRTGADVVAIEVDDVPRSLRHRRRTGRARGVRLADGTLVPADVVVSGADRHHTETALLDPAHADLPADAWEDRGPGISALLVMAGVRGELPQLRHHSLFFTRDWTANFDAILGTGPSSRPEDLRVPEVASAYVSRTTATDPTAAPPGHENLFVLVPFPADPSIGSRPGELDAHADRYLDQVGAWAGVPDLRARVVVRRVVGPADFARDLHAWRGTALGMEHTLRQSALFRPGVASRHVPNLLHVGGGTVPGVGLPMVLIGAELVAKRLLGETSARPLPAPLRPGFLASALPRGLWSDVVRGRA
- a CDS encoding lycopene cyclase domain-containing protein, whose translation is MIAFAYLAALLVSLGCLALCDHRWRLAFWDDPRRAAWTVGIGVVAFLLWDVAGLLLGIFARGDSPHMTGLLLAPELPVEEAFFLTLLCYVSLLAWRGLERVRAARAARRPEGAAR
- a CDS encoding squalene/phytoene synthase family protein, translating into MRGPDQDAPAGRLYDATAARASAVVLRAYSTSFGLGTRLLGGRARHDIEAVYALVRLADEVVDTYRGPDAGAELDELEAQTARALVTGYSTNVVVHAFARTARRTGIGHAEVDPFFASMRADLTVREHDRESYERYVYGSAEVVGIMCLRVFLSADRGPDDPPVEPTARAVAGARALGAAFQKINFLRDLGADRGDLGRSYLPGVDAEHLTDADVRAVLDEVARDLDVARAALPELPPRARCAVEATLALYGRLLERLAATPAAELAARRVRVPGPEKAVVVGGVVGRALAGAAARRGRPLVARAASAVRAAAGGRA
- a CDS encoding S1 family peptidase; this translates as MTLTRTRRAALSGAAALTLLLGPLAAGSGAATPSGSAAGTAAVTASDVPAAMLDALERDLGVPREKALQRLSFQSDAATRVRTLSQALGDTYAGAWVDPAAGTVHVASTAPQRVRGPVARGVTAVAAERSLAELEAIGARLDAAGLPADVATWYVDVPANEVVVEAVGSATTAAADLVAAAGVPADAVRLTSTPEAPSTFIDVVGGNAYYINNASRCSVGFAVQGGFVTAGHCGATGARTTNPTGTFRGSSFPGNDYAWVQVASGNALVGAVNNYSGGRVAVRGSQQAAVGAYVCRSGSTTGWRCGTVQAYNTSVRYAQGTVSGLIRTTVCAEPGDSGGSLLAGNQAQGVTSGGSGNCRTGGTTYFQPVNEILQAYGLQLVLG
- a CDS encoding prenyltransferase; this translates as MREVLAASRPFSWVNTAYPFAAGWLLATGGRVDTAFVVGTLFFLVPYNLLMYGVNDVFDYASDLRNPRKGGIEGGLVDPARARAVHRRILVACVVTTVPFVVWLLALGSVAAGIVLAVVLFAVVAYSAPGLRFKERPVLDSFTSATHFVGPLLYALVLAGADLGARTTWPVLVAFVLWGMASHAFGAVQDVRADREGGIASVATVLGARPTVRAATAAYVLAALVLLALPWPGVLAAVLPLPYAVSTWRFRGVTDADCERANAGWRTFLWLNLVTGFLVTMLLIAVARG
- a CDS encoding lycopene cyclase domain-containing protein, which gives rise to MTNIVLNAIVLAVLLVVSWPVLRRVRGGPVLGTVVFVCLLTLVFDTLMIDVGLYVFDPDKILGVYLWGAPLEDFAYAVAAAVGMPVLWTALGRTRWGRARRTVEAEEDAPRA
- a CDS encoding polyprenyl synthetase family protein — protein: MDERDAADAVPGGDAAGRAAGATLPPGAAPHTTPRTTSHTAPHAAPHAVGARHEVGVDDGRVALAHAVEHATAAAERLLVATVEDRVRHGRGLADDHAQLWSDLGAGLGGKLMRPRLTVTAYLGLGGTDVDAVAPVAAAQEMLHTAMLVHDDLLDRDEVRRGRPNVAGAARARLAADGVAGPAQDEQVAAAALLAGDTALAQAFALLARAAVPPHVVAELVRLLAGGVDTTVAGELLDVRGQVRTLADVDTLLVAELKTAAYSFRVPLESGAVVAGASDGQRTALALVGTALGLAYQLTDDDLGVFGDPAATGKSVLSDLRSGKRTELLRLTWQRADGSGRDVLRAHVGRADLDEDGAARVRDVMRGCGALDEVRAVTRRAADIARTLATTTLPEPLAGYLAGVVDDLVARGH
- the galE gene encoding UDP-glucose 4-epimerase GalE; the protein is MTWMVTGGAGYIGAHVVRAFLDAVERTGDTTLAPVVLDDLSSGHRGFVPGDVPLVEASVVDTAAVRDALVAHDVTGVVHLAGFKYAGVSVQRPLHTYEQNVTGTAHLLVAMADAGVGSIVFSSSAAVYGTPDVDVVTEDTPTAPESPYGESKLVGEWLLRDQGRATGLRHTSLRYFNVVGSGHPDLYDSSPHNLFPLVLDALTSGRTPRINGADYPTPDGTCVRDYVHVADLAVSHVAAARALAAGRDLAPVYNLGSGDGLSVRQVMTTVAEVTGIAFEPEVAPRRPGDPARIVASGEAAARDLDWRMRHTAADMVASAWDAHRRATA